A genomic region of Rhodohalobacter sp. SW132 contains the following coding sequences:
- the obgE gene encoding GTPase ObgE, translating into MRFADYAKIYVTAGNGGSGMSHFRREKYVPKGGPDGGDGGRGGSVILIGNVQLNTLLDLRYRKYVKADHGKDGHTSRKTGKDGKNEILEVPLGTVVYDADTKERLGEITEDEQKLVVAEGGQGGLGNWHFKSSTNQSPTHAQEGKPGEERAIELELKLIADVGLVGFPNAGKSTLLSALSEARPKVADYPFTTLEPNLGVVTFSDYRSFVMADIPGIIEDAHEGKGLGIQFLRHIERNNLLLFMVGCDEDINEQYNALLHELREYRGDLLDKPRILAITKLDLVEGFELEEPVQLDDDEVEIIEISSATGHNIDELKEKIWEKLQTIGDHEPS; encoded by the coding sequence ATGAGATTTGCCGATTACGCAAAAATTTATGTTACGGCCGGAAACGGCGGCAGCGGGATGTCACACTTTCGCCGGGAAAAATATGTTCCCAAAGGAGGGCCCGATGGCGGCGATGGCGGACGTGGCGGCAGCGTTATTCTCATCGGGAATGTACAGCTAAATACTCTGCTCGATCTTCGCTATCGAAAATATGTGAAGGCGGATCACGGGAAGGATGGCCACACATCCCGCAAAACGGGTAAAGATGGTAAGAATGAAATTCTTGAAGTGCCGCTCGGAACGGTAGTGTATGATGCAGATACCAAAGAGAGACTTGGCGAAATTACCGAAGATGAACAGAAACTTGTTGTAGCCGAAGGCGGCCAGGGCGGTCTCGGAAACTGGCATTTTAAAAGCTCCACCAACCAGTCCCCTACGCACGCTCAGGAGGGGAAACCGGGTGAAGAGCGAGCCATTGAACTTGAGCTGAAACTGATTGCCGATGTGGGCCTGGTCGGATTTCCCAATGCGGGAAAAAGCACGCTGCTTTCGGCACTTTCTGAAGCGCGTCCAAAAGTGGCGGATTATCCCTTTACCACACTTGAACCGAATTTGGGGGTGGTTACCTTTTCGGATTACCGCAGTTTTGTGATGGCCGATATTCCGGGAATTATTGAGGATGCTCACGAAGGGAAAGGGCTCGGTATCCAGTTTCTGCGCCATATCGAACGGAATAACCTGCTGCTTTTTATGGTAGGGTGTGATGAAGATATTAACGAGCAATACAACGCCCTGCTGCACGAACTGCGCGAATACCGGGGTGATTTGCTGGATAAACCGCGGATTCTGGCGATTACAAAACTTGACCTGGTTGAAGGGTTTGAACTTGAAGAACCGGTTCAGCTTGATGATGACGAGGTTGAAATCATTGAAATCTCCTCAGCTACGGGCCACAATATTGACGAACTAAAAGAGAAGATCTGGGAAAAATTACAAACTATTGGAGATCACGAACCATCATAG
- the accD gene encoding acetyl-CoA carboxylase, carboxyltransferase subunit beta: MAWFKRKDSNIQTDKKKDMPEGVWVKVPTTGETIHRRELEDNLWVDPLSGYHFRIGSKEYFSFLFDDGAYNEIGDDILPSDPLNFEDRKKYKDRLKATQKKSGLSDACRVGTGKMDKLDVVIACMDFSFIGGSMGSVVGERLALAIDTALEKKHPLLIISQSGGARMMESVLSLMQMAKTSAKLARLDKAGVPYISIMTNPTTGGVTASYAMLGDFNISEPGALIGFAGPRVIRQTIGQDLPDGFQTAEYLLEHGFLDFIVPRQKMKTRVGRLLRMVVKKPKK, translated from the coding sequence ATGGCCTGGTTTAAACGAAAAGATTCCAACATACAGACCGACAAAAAGAAAGATATGCCTGAAGGCGTTTGGGTGAAGGTTCCCACAACAGGGGAGACGATTCACCGGCGCGAGCTTGAGGATAATCTCTGGGTGGATCCGCTGAGCGGATATCATTTCAGAATCGGCAGCAAAGAGTATTTTTCATTTCTGTTTGATGACGGTGCCTATAATGAGATCGGGGATGATATTCTTCCGTCTGATCCGCTGAATTTTGAAGACCGGAAAAAGTATAAAGATCGCCTGAAAGCCACCCAGAAGAAATCGGGCCTGAGTGACGCCTGCCGGGTGGGTACGGGTAAAATGGATAAGCTGGATGTTGTCATCGCCTGTATGGATTTCTCTTTTATCGGGGGAAGTATGGGTTCAGTTGTAGGTGAGCGGCTCGCACTGGCGATCGATACGGCACTCGAAAAAAAGCATCCGTTGCTGATTATCTCCCAATCGGGCGGGGCACGGATGATGGAAAGCGTGCTCAGCCTGATGCAGATGGCGAAGACATCAGCCAAGTTAGCACGGCTTGATAAAGCGGGCGTTCCCTACATTTCAATTATGACCAATCCCACGACCGGCGGTGTGACGGCAAGTTACGCCATGCTGGGTGATTTTAATATATCCGAACCGGGTGCTTTGATCGGTTTTGCAGGTCCGCGTGTGATTCGCCAGACGATCGGGCAGGATCTTCCGGATGGATTTCAAACGGCCGAATACCTGCTTGAACACGGATTCCTTGATTTTATCGTACCGCGACAGAAAATGAAAACACGTGTAGGCCGCCTTCTCCGGATGGTGGTGAAAAAGCCTAAAAAATAG
- a CDS encoding type II toxin-antitoxin system Phd/YefM family antitoxin, producing MNISISKDIEPLSEFRKKSAEFIKRLKKEKQPIILTQHGKSAAVLMDVSEFERFTKKMEMLEDLLEAKQQVEQGKTYSMKQAEERIEKHLSKWT from the coding sequence ATGAATATTTCCATTTCAAAAGACATTGAACCTCTCTCCGAGTTTCGTAAGAAATCAGCAGAGTTTATAAAGCGTTTAAAAAAGGAGAAACAGCCAATAATTCTTACTCAACATGGTAAAAGTGCTGCTGTGCTGATGGATGTTTCAGAATTTGAACGTTTTACCAAGAAAATGGAAATGCTTGAAGATTTACTCGAAGCGAAACAACAAGTTGAACAAGGGAAAACTTATTCCATGAAACAAGCCGAGGAGAGAATCGAAAAGCATCTTTCTAAATGGACGTAA
- a CDS encoding type II toxin-antitoxin system RelE/ParE family toxin encodes MDVIFTDQFLSRVEEYTDYIALDHVPAAIKWARGVFEQCQKLSNQPESGRIVPEFRRAEIREIIHGNYRLIYELKPKQIDMLTIWHTRQMLPDDPYKGE; translated from the coding sequence ATGGACGTAATATTTACCGATCAATTTCTTAGTCGTGTTGAAGAGTACACGGACTATATCGCCCTTGATCATGTTCCTGCCGCAATCAAATGGGCACGTGGTGTTTTTGAGCAGTGTCAGAAATTAAGCAATCAACCGGAAAGTGGCAGAATCGTACCGGAATTCAGAAGAGCTGAAATCAGGGAGATTATTCACGGAAATTATCGGCTGATTTATGAATTGAAACCCAAACAAATCGATATGCTTACAATCTGGCATACAAGGCAGATGTTACCAGATGATCCGTACAAGGGTGAATAA
- the tsaB gene encoding tRNA (adenosine(37)-N6)-threonylcarbamoyltransferase complex dimerization subunit type 1 TsaB, with protein MIIAIETSTPVCSVALQTGAGRTWEKRIEGRGVHSERLFTFTKELLDRASVEISELDAILFSGGPGSYTGLRIGASAIKGFLYGRDVPFYTCPTLISFAAGLPLDESPKQILSVIDARRTHLYVQVLQWDGENLTPETDSAVEAISDIEKKLTPNTILVGTGWNRLNFDPFDEIQTFGTEAISAKNLITAWEHDDLRSSFKKEIIETYEPDYLELAQVNNSGVK; from the coding sequence ATGATAATAGCGATTGAAACATCAACACCGGTCTGTTCTGTGGCGCTTCAGACGGGAGCCGGACGTACCTGGGAGAAACGGATTGAAGGGCGCGGCGTCCATTCGGAACGACTCTTTACGTTCACAAAAGAGCTGCTCGACAGGGCTTCTGTTGAGATCAGCGAGCTGGATGCCATCCTATTCAGCGGAGGGCCCGGTTCGTACACCGGCCTCCGGATTGGCGCTTCTGCAATTAAAGGATTTCTCTACGGGAGGGATGTCCCGTTTTACACCTGCCCGACGCTGATCTCCTTTGCAGCCGGGCTTCCGCTTGATGAATCTCCGAAACAGATTTTATCTGTTATCGATGCCCGCCGAACACACCTCTACGTGCAGGTTCTGCAATGGGATGGTGAGAACCTGACGCCCGAAACGGATTCGGCTGTTGAGGCGATTTCTGACATTGAAAAAAAACTGACACCAAACACCATTCTCGTCGGGACCGGCTGGAACCGGTTGAATTTTGATCCATTCGATGAGATTCAAACTTTTGGGACTGAAGCCATATCGGCAAAAAATCTGATCACAGCTTGGGAGCATGACGATTTACGAAGCAGCTTCAAAAAGGAAATAATCGAAACCTACGAACCCGATTATCTTGAGCTGGCGCAGGTGAATAATAGTGGGGTGAAGTGA
- a CDS encoding dihydroorotase has translation MSQNLLIKNGRPVGNGYDGNSELDIRIQNGTITEIGENLDQNGDEELFDAAGAYISGGWMDMHVHFREPGFEHKETIETGCRAAAFGGFTEVACMPNTKPATHTRDVVEYIRKKAEGEAVSVHPIGCVTKDRAGKSIAEMADMKKGGAVAFSDDGDPVFNSHVMRVALEYSSMLGMPIINHEEDLDLSRPGHMNEGEVSTRLGLDGTPGIAEETMIARDILLAGFTGGHIHVAHISTRKAVDLVRQAKKEGINVTTEVCAHHFDLTDIEIEKRGFDTNVKMHPPLRTQDDVDAMIEGLADGTIDVICTDHAPHAIEEKEAEFIYAPNGIIGLETAWSITVKRLVEPGVLTINQVLDKLVIKPREILNLEIPEIAEGKKANLTIFNTDEKWTFSPSEVRSKSRNSPYLNQQMTGRAVAIFNNNRLVENTIGG, from the coding sequence TTGAGTCAAAATCTTCTGATAAAAAACGGCAGGCCGGTCGGAAACGGCTACGATGGAAATTCTGAACTGGATATTCGAATCCAAAACGGCACGATCACAGAAATTGGCGAAAATCTGGATCAAAATGGTGATGAAGAACTTTTTGACGCTGCCGGGGCATATATAAGCGGCGGCTGGATGGACATGCACGTCCATTTCCGGGAGCCGGGGTTTGAACACAAAGAGACGATCGAGACCGGATGCCGGGCAGCAGCGTTTGGCGGATTTACCGAAGTCGCCTGCATGCCGAATACAAAACCGGCGACGCACACCCGAGATGTTGTGGAGTATATCCGCAAAAAAGCGGAAGGTGAGGCGGTGAGCGTGCACCCGATCGGCTGTGTGACCAAAGATCGCGCAGGAAAATCGATCGCCGAAATGGCCGATATGAAAAAAGGTGGCGCCGTGGCATTCAGTGATGATGGTGACCCGGTTTTCAATTCTCACGTCATGCGGGTGGCATTGGAATATTCCTCTATGCTCGGAATGCCGATCATCAACCATGAAGAAGATCTTGACCTTTCGCGTCCCGGTCACATGAATGAGGGAGAAGTCTCCACACGCCTGGGGCTCGACGGTACGCCCGGAATTGCTGAGGAGACGATGATCGCCCGTGATATTCTGCTCGCCGGATTTACAGGAGGACACATTCACGTAGCTCATATCAGCACGCGAAAGGCGGTGGACCTGGTGCGGCAGGCGAAAAAAGAGGGGATCAATGTGACGACCGAAGTGTGCGCGCATCATTTTGACCTGACCGACATTGAAATTGAAAAACGAGGCTTCGATACGAACGTGAAAATGCATCCGCCGCTGCGGACTCAGGATGATGTAGATGCCATGATTGAAGGCCTGGCCGACGGCACGATCGATGTGATCTGCACCGACCACGCGCCTCACGCGATTGAAGAGAAGGAAGCAGAGTTTATTTATGCCCCGAACGGAATCATCGGGCTGGAAACCGCCTGGAGTATCACCGTAAAGCGGCTGGTTGAACCGGGAGTTCTTACAATTAACCAGGTGCTGGATAAGCTGGTTATCAAACCCCGGGAGATACTGAACCTGGAAATTCCCGAAATTGCCGAAGGGAAAAAGGCGAATTTGACGATCTTCAACACCGATGAAAAGTGGACATTCAGTCCGTCGGAAGTCCGGTCAAAATCACGAAATTCACCGTACCTTAATCAACAGATGACCGGCCGTGCCGTTGCGATTTTTAACAATAACCGACTCGTGGAGAACACAATAGGCGGCTGA
- a CDS encoding GIN domain-containing protein produces the protein MRRFTLLIAGLILLAGCLNVGSFAQDTIKGNGDIVTENRDVGHFSELRITGSNSTVVYGDEDGPIRITGDSNILENIDSTVQGSRLVITARENAFLNPTKRVEIEIPSTSLNATSVSGSNRLELKNIHHQTFTIRGSGSTEIFAGGYTDILEIRMSGSSRIIAPDLVSESASIRTSGSSKAEINASGKLESRSSGSSEIIVHGNPSEISNQSSGSSRLRTVEN, from the coding sequence ATGCGTCGATTTACGTTACTGATTGCAGGATTAATTTTGCTTGCCGGTTGCCTTAATGTCGGTTCATTTGCTCAGGATACTATCAAGGGAAATGGCGATATAGTCACCGAAAACCGGGATGTCGGACACTTTTCTGAGCTCAGAATCACCGGATCAAACAGCACAGTCGTTTATGGGGATGAGGATGGGCCGATTCGCATTACAGGTGATTCAAATATCCTTGAAAATATTGATTCAACCGTTCAAGGGAGCCGCCTGGTGATTACCGCCAGGGAGAATGCATTCCTGAATCCCACAAAACGAGTTGAAATTGAGATTCCTTCCACGAGTTTGAATGCGACAAGCGTCTCAGGTTCGAACCGCCTTGAACTAAAAAACATCCACCATCAGACGTTCACCATTAGAGGCAGCGGCAGTACGGAAATATTTGCAGGTGGATATACTGATATTCTGGAGATCCGAATGTCCGGCAGTTCCAGAATTATTGCCCCGGATTTGGTTTCAGAATCGGCATCAATTCGAACCAGTGGATCATCAAAGGCAGAAATAAACGCTTCTGGAAAACTGGAATCCCGTTCCTCAGGATCTTCTGAGATTATTGTACACGGCAATCCCTCAGAGATCTCTAACCAATCCAGCGGTTCTAGCCGATTGCGAACCGTTGAAAATTGA
- a CDS encoding GNAT family N-acetyltransferase, whose translation MQSSLSIKTVTGSRLMPYTDSLASLRIEVFREFPYLYDGSQEYELSYLKTYLNSENSIAVLVMDGDQVVGASTGLPMTDEEEDFRRPFQKHGLNPENYFYCGESILKREYRGRGIYRRLFEERESHAKKISGIHFTCFCAVQRPDDHPLRPDDYQPLDPIWQKYGYKKKPELRTTYRWKDIDEESESDKIMVFWVKEITSFSG comes from the coding sequence ATGCAAAGTTCATTATCCATCAAAACCGTCACCGGCAGTAGACTGATGCCATATACTGATAGCCTGGCCAGCCTGCGAATCGAGGTTTTCCGGGAATTTCCCTATCTGTATGACGGATCGCAGGAGTATGAGCTGTCGTACCTCAAAACGTATCTGAATTCGGAAAACAGCATCGCCGTACTTGTGATGGATGGAGATCAGGTTGTGGGGGCTTCCACCGGCCTGCCGATGACAGATGAGGAAGAGGATTTCAGACGGCCATTTCAGAAACATGGGTTAAATCCCGAAAACTATTTTTACTGCGGAGAATCGATTTTAAAGAGAGAGTACCGGGGACGCGGAATCTACCGCCGTTTATTTGAGGAGAGGGAATCCCATGCAAAAAAAATATCAGGCATCCATTTCACATGTTTTTGTGCTGTTCAGCGCCCGGATGACCACCCGCTTCGGCCTGATGATTACCAGCCGCTGGATCCCATCTGGCAAAAATATGGTTACAAAAAAAAACCGGAGCTGCGCACCACCTATCGCTGGAAAGATATCGATGAAGAGTCAGAATCGGACAAAATAATGGTGTTTTGGGTGAAAGAAATTACAAGCTTCAGCGGATGA
- a CDS encoding glutathione synthetase: MRIALIINDIETEIAEYTSVYLGLKMHNLGHEVYFTGVADLVYYPDGHMGATARRASGNKYKTTKTYIKAIKDDSAIEEKITADNLDVLLLRNDPASEPVGRGWAKNASVIFGQLALRHGVIVLNDPNSLSEAVNKMYFQHFPESVRPHTLITRDPKEIQEFHKEQGGNIIMKPLQGSGGAGVFLVKEDDAVNLNQMIEAISRDGYVIAQEYLPKATEGDVRLFVVNGDALKWKGKYAAIRRVNESEDIRSNMSAGGSAEKVKVDDTMLEIVDTIRPKLVLDGMFMVGLDIVGDKLMEINVFSPGGLQGASELQGVDFSIPVIQAIENKVQYRKNYTDLISNKLLATI; encoded by the coding sequence ATGAGAATCGCACTGATCATAAATGATATTGAAACCGAAATAGCGGAGTATACATCCGTTTACCTGGGTCTGAAAATGCATAACCTGGGCCACGAAGTTTATTTTACCGGTGTTGCCGATCTGGTGTACTATCCGGACGGCCATATGGGGGCGACAGCAAGAAGGGCTTCGGGCAATAAATATAAGACCACCAAGACCTATATAAAGGCTATCAAGGATGATAGTGCAATAGAAGAAAAGATAACGGCTGACAACCTGGATGTGCTTCTGTTGCGCAATGATCCTGCCTCGGAACCTGTCGGCAGGGGATGGGCTAAAAACGCATCTGTGATTTTCGGTCAGCTTGCCCTCAGGCACGGTGTGATTGTCCTGAACGATCCCAATAGCCTGTCAGAAGCCGTTAACAAGATGTATTTCCAGCATTTTCCTGAATCCGTGAGGCCGCATACCCTCATTACACGTGACCCGAAAGAGATCCAGGAATTTCATAAAGAACAGGGGGGCAACATTATCATGAAGCCACTCCAGGGCTCCGGTGGTGCAGGTGTTTTTCTGGTAAAAGAGGACGATGCAGTAAACCTGAACCAGATGATCGAGGCGATTAGCCGCGACGGATATGTTATTGCCCAGGAATATTTACCTAAAGCCACTGAGGGTGATGTGCGGTTATTCGTGGTAAATGGTGATGCGCTAAAATGGAAAGGGAAATACGCGGCGATCCGTCGTGTAAATGAAAGCGAGGATATTCGAAGCAACATGTCTGCCGGAGGAAGTGCCGAGAAGGTAAAAGTTGATGATACGATGCTCGAAATTGTCGATACCATTCGGCCGAAACTTGTGCTTGACGGCATGTTTATGGTTGGGCTCGATATTGTGGGTGATAAACTGATGGAGATTAACGTATTTAGTCCCGGAGGACTGCAGGGAGCAAGCGAACTCCAAGGTGTGGATTTTTCAATCCCTGTAATCCAGGCGATCGAAAACAAAGTTCAATACAGAAAAAATTACACGGATTTAATTAGTAATAAGCTCCTTGCAACAATTTAA
- a CDS encoding flavohemoglobin expression-modulating QEGLA motif protein, with protein MKKSQVVSEPFEEVIADVTQKLKEGEQVRMELPDGGMLHFDRPLPFLVVFRKPQDGDNRAVRLLVRSQTSFLIAPADGKLEDLKALVRAIAKTISKKSGAFLIVEIWPEQPTFKSGDTVQEDDAESGRPSTKSDPAADFHIRAPREVAYSSVSYLKKDLEKILIGHQNATAEISLDDRHPPGLMQLLEADDLKEMGALLIGLEIRPFYINSESGRAYPLLLRKMARELSKALNRTFFEFVRIQTNLDVSHFQMLGRQLMTRPAREIDIDLARIDDSFSFLQLVTPINIHEAWSYFKSNHFKKTPLFHYRLMSEDPEILKRELYNLSIERVEDPTLEFMFREKRSELDKMLTLLTERGKPEFMPGSMQYYGPLEESVTNLAADLLSAISPNSDSSEQNMISPDDFAEMARKEIDFYHTQYEPIDARVCVQDDIAGLLVSNGNLHIGTDARISTARAEALIQHEVGTHILTYYNGKAQPLKLLYCGLPRYEELQEGLAVLSEYLVGGLLPSRLRLLAARVITVQAIMRGADFVESFHILHEDHEFDAREAFTITMRVYRGGGLTKDAIYLKGLMRVLKWLENGNELQPLLIGKIREDYLPLINELLHRRILRPAPLSPRYLEFPGAREKLEQLKKGSSVLDLLQE; from the coding sequence ATGAAAAAAAGCCAGGTCGTAAGTGAACCATTTGAAGAGGTGATCGCGGATGTGACTCAAAAGCTTAAAGAAGGAGAGCAGGTCCGAATGGAACTGCCTGACGGCGGAATGCTTCACTTCGATCGCCCCTTACCCTTTCTGGTAGTATTTCGGAAACCGCAGGATGGGGATAACAGGGCGGTCAGGCTGTTGGTGCGATCCCAGACATCCTTTCTGATTGCACCAGCCGATGGCAAGCTTGAAGATCTGAAGGCGCTCGTGCGTGCGATCGCAAAAACAATTTCCAAAAAAAGTGGAGCATTTCTGATTGTTGAAATTTGGCCGGAACAGCCCACATTCAAATCCGGAGATACGGTTCAAGAGGATGATGCAGAATCAGGTCGTCCTTCAACAAAATCCGATCCTGCTGCAGACTTTCATATCCGGGCACCACGCGAGGTGGCCTATTCAAGTGTAAGCTACCTGAAAAAAGACCTGGAGAAAATCCTGATTGGACATCAGAATGCAACTGCAGAAATATCTCTGGATGACCGCCATCCCCCCGGACTGATGCAGTTACTGGAAGCGGATGATCTAAAAGAGATGGGGGCCCTGCTGATCGGGTTGGAAATTCGTCCGTTTTACATCAATTCCGAAAGCGGAAGAGCATATCCTCTTTTGCTCAGAAAAATGGCACGAGAGCTCTCAAAGGCATTAAACCGTACATTTTTTGAATTTGTCAGAATCCAAACGAATCTGGATGTTTCTCATTTTCAAATGCTGGGACGACAACTAATGACTCGCCCGGCCCGTGAAATAGATATTGATCTGGCCCGAATTGATGACAGTTTCAGTTTTCTGCAATTGGTTACACCCATAAATATTCATGAAGCCTGGTCGTATTTCAAGAGCAATCATTTCAAAAAAACACCTCTGTTTCATTACAGGCTGATGTCGGAAGACCCGGAGATCCTCAAACGCGAGCTGTATAATTTATCTATTGAACGCGTTGAAGACCCAACTCTGGAGTTTATGTTTCGGGAAAAACGGAGCGAACTCGATAAAATGCTGACTCTGCTCACAGAACGCGGAAAGCCTGAGTTCATGCCGGGAAGCATGCAATATTACGGTCCGCTTGAAGAATCGGTGACCAACCTTGCTGCGGATTTGCTGTCGGCCATTTCCCCGAATTCAGACAGCAGCGAGCAAAACATGATATCGCCGGATGATTTTGCCGAAATGGCCCGAAAAGAGATCGATTTCTATCATACTCAGTATGAACCCATTGATGCCAGGGTGTGTGTTCAGGATGATATCGCCGGGCTACTCGTTTCGAATGGAAATTTGCATATAGGGACGGATGCCCGCATCTCAACTGCGCGGGCAGAGGCATTGATACAGCATGAAGTGGGTACTCACATCCTCACCTATTACAATGGGAAAGCCCAGCCGCTCAAACTGCTCTATTGCGGGCTGCCCCGATATGAAGAGCTGCAGGAAGGCCTCGCGGTGCTCAGTGAATACCTGGTCGGGGGGCTGCTGCCGAGCCGTCTTCGGCTTCTGGCAGCAAGGGTAATTACCGTTCAGGCCATCATGCGCGGGGCTGATTTTGTCGAATCGTTTCATATTCTGCATGAAGATCACGAGTTCGATGCCCGGGAGGCATTCACCATCACAATGCGCGTGTACCGCGGGGGAGGACTTACCAAAGACGCAATATACCTGAAAGGACTGATGCGTGTTCTTAAATGGCTGGAAAATGGCAACGAGCTTCAGCCTCTCCTGATCGGAAAAATTCGTGAAGACTATCTTCCGCTGATAAATGAGCTGCTGCATCGTCGAATTTTGCGTCCGGCACCTCTGAGTCCGCGCTACCTGGAATTTCCCGGAGCCAGAGAGAAACTTGAGCAGCTAAAAAAGGGATCATCCGTCTTAGACCTCTTGCAGGAATAA
- a CDS encoding N-formylglutamate amidohydrolase has product MSRESYRFYSGEGPVVAVALHSGHDVRNVLKPLYNLTDSERLREEDPHTDLLTTIVPSRIIVRKSRFEVDLNRERSLAVYRKPEDAWGLNVWKEYPEEELVEKSLAMYDRFYADSRVFLGRIIQKYGYVIVYDIHCYNHMREGPHAEPADPAGNPDVNLGTENLNRHVWGAVVDGLANDLRTFNYPGGPLTVGENIRFKGGHFSRWIQQEFGDQSCAIAIEFKKIFMNEWTHELDPVKFNALYNALKSTLPGLLTHSKQITEVHAGGL; this is encoded by the coding sequence ATGTCCAGAGAATCATATAGATTTTATTCCGGAGAAGGTCCTGTTGTGGCTGTAGCACTCCATAGCGGGCATGATGTGCGAAACGTGCTCAAACCCCTCTACAACCTCACTGATTCAGAGCGGTTGCGCGAGGAAGATCCACATACAGACTTACTTACCACGATTGTTCCGTCACGTATTATTGTCAGGAAATCCCGGTTCGAAGTAGACCTGAACCGTGAACGCAGTTTAGCTGTGTACCGTAAACCAGAGGATGCGTGGGGCCTCAATGTATGGAAAGAGTATCCTGAGGAAGAATTGGTAGAAAAATCTTTGGCCATGTATGACAGGTTTTATGCAGATTCGAGAGTATTTCTGGGCCGCATCATCCAGAAATATGGTTACGTTATCGTTTACGACATACACTGCTACAATCATATGCGAGAGGGCCCGCATGCAGAACCGGCTGATCCGGCCGGCAATCCCGATGTAAATTTGGGTACGGAAAATCTGAACAGGCATGTCTGGGGGGCGGTCGTGGACGGGCTTGCCAATGATCTTCGCACGTTCAATTACCCGGGTGGCCCCCTCACGGTGGGTGAGAATATCCGTTTTAAGGGTGGCCATTTCTCACGCTGGATACAACAGGAATTTGGCGACCAGAGCTGCGCCATTGCTATTGAGTTTAAAAAAATCTTTATGAATGAATGGACTCATGAACTCGACCCGGTGAAATTCAACGCGCTTTACAATGCTCTTAAATCTACACTTCCGGGATTGCTGACTCATAGTAAACAAATTACAGAAGTGCACGCGGGTGGTCTGTAA